In Amaranthus tricolor cultivar Red isolate AtriRed21 chromosome 3, ASM2621246v1, whole genome shotgun sequence, a single window of DNA contains:
- the LOC130807663 gene encoding receptor-like protein 12, producing MRIIVFFLFIHCLNISFISGEILSEQKALLAIKSAIKDDPHKSLSSWKNSTHHCNWSFVTCSSSSHSPTVISLNISNLKLNGTLSPQIGFLTNLQYLSLHDNYFYGHVPSSLPLLTKLQYLNLRFNSFSGEIPNSFSLLTNLKYLYFSNNQLHGEIPNSFSLLTNLIHLGLSNNQLHGEIPNSFSLLTNLIYLNLSNNQLHGEIPNSFSLLTNLNYLRLSNNQLHGEIPNSFSLLTNLNYLGLSKNQLHGEIPNSFSLLTNLIDLDLSYNQLHGEIPNSFSLLSNLSYLDLSYNQLHGEIPNSLSLLTNLDDLVLSYNQLHGEIPNSFSLLSNLIYLDLSYNQLHGEISNSFSLLSNLIYLDLSYNQLTGLLPVNIGNLTSLRYFFVANNNLIGKITPQITGYNVTNFINSSICNLVNLQILDLSYNKFNGDVPHCLGNSSTKLFVLNLQSNNFKGIIPSTFSTYDSLEYVDFTDNQLEGAIPRSLSKCRNLKVLNLSNNKFKDVFPYWLGRLFWYHITMYLIINNDPHKSLSSWKNTTHHCNWSFVTCSSSSHSPTVISLDFSNLKLNGTLSPQIGFLTNLQNLSLLFNDFYGHVPSSLPLLTKLHYLNLQFNQFSGRLPLFVNMLELRCLSLGGNRFFGSISQEFIIKLQKLQVLDLSGNILWGLLPYELGFLKRLKTLNLSNNLLQGEIPNSFSLLTNLIHLDLSITQLDGEIPNSFSLPTNLIYLNLLDILLHGEILNSFSLLTNLIHLDLSINQLDGEITNSFSLPTNLIYLNLSDNLLHGEILNSFSLLTNLIHLDLSNIQIHGEIPNSFSLLTNLILLDLSYNQLHGGIPNSFSLLTNLIHLDLSNNQLHGEIPNSFSLLTNLIHLDLSNNPLPGEIPNSFSLLTNLIHLGLSNNQLHGEIPNSFSLLTNLIHLDLSNNQLHGEIPTSFSLLINLTYLSLCQNNLQGFIPEFIGYLSLLKELHIWENNFKGSIPHKLGTNGLLRYLDVSSNKLSGPIPESLGSCKLLYFLNMTDNQLTGQLPINIGKLTSLSYLLVANNNLIGKITPQITGYNVTNFKNSSICNLVDLEIFDLSYNKFNGEVPHCLGNTSNNLIVLNLQSNNFKGTIPSAFSTCDSLEYIDFTDNQLEGAIPRSLSKCRNLKVLNLRNNKFKDVFPFWLGSLPSLEVLSLPFNKFHGDITNNLSKIATSPFSNLQILDLSNNNFCGKLPFMYINQFRSMMDIDMSTIESPRYLEDEFVGFGYAYSIKMIVKGVELDYKKIITSLSTFDMSNNHFEGEIPNSIGMLRALRNLNLSHNLLTGNIPPSIGNLSLLDGLDLSSNRLIGEIPQELVSLTFLGVFNVSYNQLEGPIPHGNNFNTFSSDSYVGNFELCGAPLHECKNNTVVQSLNNNNVEEKTELSMWEVVMIGFGSGTIVGLAWGYYILSVGKPFWLFKLLNKMEWALLDFHDHHFSRRSITRRTKN from the exons atgcgAATAATTGTTTTCTTCTTATTTATTCACTGTCTGAATATTAGCTTCATCAGTGGCGAAATATTATCAGAACAAAAAGCATTATTAGCTATTAAATCTGCCATTAAAGATGATCCTCATAAAAGTCTATCATCTTGGAAAAACTCTACTCACCATTGCAATTGGTCGTTCGTCACTTGCTCTTCGTCTTCTCACTCTCCCACTGTCATTTCCCTGAACATCTCCAACTTAAAACTCAATGGTACTCTATCTCCTCAAATCGGTTTTCTTACAAACCTGCAATATCTATCACTCCATGATAACTATTTTTATGGGCATGTCCCGTCTTCTCTTCCTCTCCTTACAAAACTCCAATATCTCAACCTTAGATTTAACAGCTTTagtggtgagataccaaattctttttctcttcttacaaatttgaaatatttgtatttctcaaataatcaattacatggtgagataccaaattctttttctcttcttacaaatttgattcatttgggtttatcaaataatcaattacatggtgagataccaaattctttttctcttcttacaaatttgatttatttgaatttatcaaataatcaattacatggtgagataccaaattctttttctcttcttacaaatttgaattatttgcgtttatcaaataatcaattacatggtgagataccaaattctttttctcttcttacaaatttgaattatttgggtTTATCAAagaatcaattacatggtgagataccaaattctttttctcttcttacaaatttgattgaTTTGGATTTATCATATAATCAATTGCATGGTGAGATACcgaattctttttctcttctttcaaATTTAAGTTATTTGGATTTGTcatataatcaattacatggtgagataccaaattctttatctcttcttacaaatttggaTGATTTGGTTTTATCATATAATCAATTGCATGGTGAGATACcgaattctttttctcttctttcaaatttgatttatttggatTTATCATATAATCAATTGCATGGTGAGATATcgaattctttttctcttctctcaaatttgatttatttggatTTATCATATAATCAACTCACGGGTTTGTTACCTGTCAACATTGGAAATCTTACAAGTCTTCGTTATTTCTTTGTTGCCAACAATAACTTGATTGGAAAAATCACACCACAGATAACAG GATACAATGTCACGAATTTTATAAACTCTTCTATCTGCAACTTGGTTAATCTTCAAATCCTTGATTTATCTTATAACAAGTTTAATGGAGATGTTCCTCATTGCTTGGGCAATAGTAGTACTAAATTATTTGTATTGAATCtccaatcaaataatttcaagGGCATCATTCCATCAACATTTTCTACTTATGATTCATTGGAATATGTAGATTTCACTGACAATCAGTTAGAAGGAGCTATACCTAGGTCTTTATCTAAATGTAGAAACCTGAAAGTCCTAAATTTGAGcaacaacaaattcaaagatGTATTCCCCTATTGGTTAGGTAGACTTTTCTGGTACCATATCACCATGTATCTCATCATAAATA ATGATCCTCATAAAAGTCTATCATCTTGGAAAAACACTACTCACCACTGCAATTGGTCGTTCGTCACTTGCTCTTCGTCTTCTCACTCTCCTACTGTCATTTCCCTAGACTTCTCCAACTTAAAACTCAATGGTACTCTCTCTCCTCAAATCGGTTTTCTTACAAACCTGCAAAACCTATCTCTCCTTTTTAACGATTTTTATGGGCATGTCCCGTCTTCTCTTCCTCTCCTTACAAAACTCCATTATCTCAACCTACAATTTAACCAATTTAGTGGCCGACTGCCTTTATTTGTTAATATGTTGGAGCTTCGGTGCCTTTCCCTTGGTGGGAACCGCTTTTTTGGTTCAATATCGCAAGAGTTTATTATTAAACTTCAAAAGCTTCAAGTTTTGGATCTTTCTGGCAACATTCTTTGGGGATTACTTCCTTATGAATTAGGATTCTTAAAGAGGTTGAaaactttaaatttatcaaataacctTTTACaaggtgagataccaaattctttttctcttcttacaaatttgattcaTTTGGATTTATCAATTACTCAATTagatggtgagataccaaattctttttctcttcctacaaatttaatttatttgaatttattagatATCCttttacatggtgagatactaaattctttttctcttcttacaaatttgattcaTTTGGATTTATCAATTAATCAATTAGATGGTGAGAtaacaaattctttttctcttcctacaaatttaatttatttgaatttatcaGATAACCttttacatggtgagatactaaattctttttctcttcttacaaatttgattcatttggatttatcaaatattcaaatacatggtgagataccaaattctttttctcttcttacaaatttgattctTTTGGATTTATcatataatcaattacatggtgggataccaaattctttttctcttcttacaaatttgattcatttggatttatcaaataatcaattacatggtgagataccaaattctttttctcttcttacaaatttgattcatttggatttatcaaataatccattacctggtgagataccaaattctttttctcttcttacaaatttgattcatttgggtttatcaaataatcaattacatggtgagataccaaattctttttctcttcttacaaatttgattcatttggatttatcaaataatcaattacatggtgagataccaacttctttttctcttcttataaACTTGACGTACTTAAGTCTTTGTCAAAACAACTTACAAGGTTTCATACCAGAGTTTATTGGATATTTATCTTTGTTAAAAGAACTTCATATTTGGGAAAATAACTTTAAAGGAAGTATTCCACATAAGTTGGGGACGAATGGGTTATTGAGATACCTAGATGTTTCTTCAAATAAGCTTAGTGGTCCAATCCCTGAGAGTTTAGGGAGTTGTAAGTTactatattttctaaatatgacAGATAATCAACTCACGGGTCAGTTACCTATCAACATTGGAAAGCTTACGAGTCTTAGTTATTTGTTGGTTGCCAACAATAACTTGATTGGAAAAATTACACCACAGATTACAG GATACAATGTCACGAATTTTAAAAACTCTTCTATCTGCAATTTGGTTGATCTTGAAATCTTTGACTTATCTTATAACAAGTTTAATGGAGAAGTTCCTCATTGCTTGGGCAATACTAGTAATAACTTAATTGTATTGAATCtccaatcaaataatttcaagGGCACCATTCCATCAGCATTTTCTACTTGTGATTCTTTGGAATATATAGATTTCACTGACAATCAGTTAGAAGGAGCTATACCTAGGTCTTTATCTAAATGTAGAAACCTGAAAGTCCTAAATTTGAGgaacaacaaattcaaagatGTATTCCCTTTTTGGTTAGGTAGCCTTCCGTCTTTAGAGGTTCTCAGCCTACCCTTTAATAAATTTCATGGTGATATAACTAACAATTTATCAAAGATTGCAACATCTCCTTTTTCAAATCTACAAATTCTCGACCTTTCAAACAATAATTTCTGTGGTAAGTTGCCATTCATGTACATCAATCAATTTCGTTCCATGATGGATATCGACATGTCTACTATAGAAAGTCCAAGGTACTTAGAAGATGAATTTGTTGGTTTTGGGTATGCGTACTCCATCAAGATGATAGTAAAGGGGGTGGAACTGGATTATAAGAAGATAATTACTTCTTTGTCAACATTTGATATGTCTAATAATCACTTTGAAGGAGAGATTCCAAATTCTATAGGGATGTTGCGAGCACTTCGAAATCTTAATCTCTCGCATAACCTACTTACCGGAAACATCCCTCCATCCATCGGGAACTTATCATTGTTGGACGGTTTAGACCTATCATCAAATAGGCTTATCGGTGAAATCCCTCAAGAACTTGTTAGTTTAACATTTCTCGGGGTTTTTAATGTTTCATATAATCAACTAGAAGGGCCTATACCCCATGGTAATAATTTTAATACCTTCTCATCTGATTCGTACGTGGGCAATTTTGAATTGTGTGGAGCACCATTACATGAATGCAAAAACAATACTGTTGTGCAATCTTTGAACAATAATAATGTGGAAGAAAAAACAGAATTATCGATGTGGGAAGTTGTAATGATTGGATTTGGAAGTGGTACAATAGTTGGTTTGGCTTGGGGGTACTACATATTGTCAGTGGGGAAGCctttttggctttttaaattgttgaacaAGATGGAATGGGCTTTACTTGATTTTCATGACCACCATTTCAGTAGAAGAAGTATAACAAGAAGAACAAAGAATTAA